One genomic segment of Polynucleobacter sp. MWH-UH2A includes these proteins:
- a CDS encoding formate dehydrogenase accessory sulfurtransferase FdhD: MSVEAAKPTIQMSSASVPLVHEVEVLDEAGRRKLTHIPGERPLTIYLDKREVVTLMTLGGAPEALVLGYLRNQRLVESPDDIESIQVDWETDSAAVKTRRSTVDIDALTSKRVVTTGCGQGTMFGGLMEEMAEIRLPDGPKLTQEAIIALVENIRVHDTIYKKSGSVHACAVFEREGEHGVRLLHLIEDVGRHNAVDSISGLMWLANKPGRDLVFFTTGRLTSEMVIKGAQMGIPFLLTRSGVTLMGLELARKTNLSILSRCSGKHFEIYNAPERVVFSPKTP, from the coding sequence ATGTCCGTAGAGGCTGCAAAACCCACCATTCAAATGTCCAGCGCTTCAGTGCCCTTGGTGCACGAGGTCGAGGTTTTGGATGAGGCAGGGCGTCGCAAGTTAACTCATATTCCTGGGGAACGTCCACTGACGATTTATCTGGACAAGCGTGAGGTGGTGACCTTGATGACCTTGGGAGGTGCTCCCGAAGCTTTGGTCTTGGGCTACCTGCGCAATCAACGCTTGGTGGAATCGCCGGATGATATTGAAAGTATTCAGGTGGACTGGGAAACCGATTCGGCGGCGGTGAAGACTCGGCGCAGTACGGTGGATATCGACGCCTTAACGAGCAAGCGCGTTGTCACTACCGGTTGTGGTCAGGGCACGATGTTTGGTGGCCTCATGGAGGAGATGGCAGAGATTCGCTTGCCAGACGGCCCCAAGCTCACCCAAGAGGCCATCATTGCCCTAGTTGAGAACATTCGGGTTCATGACACGATTTACAAAAAGTCCGGATCAGTTCATGCCTGCGCCGTATTTGAGCGCGAGGGTGAGCATGGTGTGCGTCTATTGCACCTGATTGAAGATGTAGGGCGTCACAATGCGGTGGACTCGATTTCAGGCTTGATGTGGCTGGCGAATAAACCTGGCAGAGATTTGGTCTTCTTTACCACAGGGCGCCTTACCTCGGAGATGGTGATCAAGGGCGCCCAGATGGGCATCCCATTCTTGCTAACCCGCTCAGGGGTCACTCTGATGGGCTTAGAGCTGGCGCGTAAGACAAACCTCAGCATCCTGTCCCGTTGTTCGGGCAAACACTTTGAGATCTACAACGCCCCAGAGCGGGTGGTTTTTAGTCCAAAAACCCCATAA
- the dcd gene encoding dCTP deaminase, protein MTIKSDHWIRRMGEQGMISPFEPGQIRQDASGNKIVSYGTSSYGYDIRCADEFKIFTNINSTIVDPKNFDEQSFVDFKGDVCIIPPNSFALARTVEYFKIPRSVLTVCVGKSTYARCGIIVNVTPFEPEWEGYVTLEFSNTTPLPAKIYAGEGCAQVLFFESDEVCGTSYKDRGGKYQGQRGVTLPKT, encoded by the coding sequence ATGACTATTAAATCTGACCACTGGATCCGCCGCATGGGCGAGCAAGGCATGATCAGCCCATTTGAACCTGGGCAAATTCGCCAAGACGCCTCAGGCAACAAAATCGTAAGTTATGGCACATCAAGTTATGGCTATGACATTCGTTGCGCAGACGAATTTAAGATCTTTACCAATATCAACAGCACAATTGTTGACCCTAAAAACTTTGATGAGCAATCCTTTGTGGATTTCAAGGGTGATGTTTGCATCATTCCTCCAAACTCATTTGCCTTAGCAAGAACCGTTGAGTATTTCAAGATTCCTCGTAGCGTCTTAACTGTATGCGTTGGTAAAAGCACATATGCACGCTGCGGCATTATTGTGAACGTAACCCCATTCGAACCAGAGTGGGAAGGTTATGTCACCTTAGAGTTTTCTAACACCACACCATTGCCCGCCAAAATTTATGCGGGTGAGGGTTGCGCGCAAGTACTCTTCTTCGAGAGTGACGAAGTTTGTGGCACATCCTATAAAGATCGTGGTGGTAAATATCAAGGTCAGCGGGGCGTAACCCTGCCTAAGACCTAA
- a CDS encoding ion channel — protein sequence MEKFHLGRRPERINLDEYRATLTRSAVARPENNFYHWLLGTSWSKFLLLVICVYLGTNFLFALAYLACGPGAITNTTPGSLIDVFFFSVQTMATIGYGQMTPVGHWPNSIVTFEAFFGIVYSALTTGLAFARFTRPTAGVRFTKVAVVGNHDGIKTLKFRVANDRSSHIVEAQLRLWLIAESMTAEGERYRRSVELPLHRSESPVFSLTWTAMHSLDESSALNEFLGNSALNGHWHLLITFTGYHESLANQVYARHVYLPRDVQQNASFIDIVTVLPDGGRVIDLANFEKWVPNTSDKTAGEYL from the coding sequence GTGGAAAAATTTCACCTGGGTCGCCGCCCCGAGCGGATCAACCTCGATGAATACCGCGCCACGCTGACGCGTTCGGCCGTAGCGCGTCCAGAAAACAATTTCTATCATTGGTTGTTAGGCACAAGCTGGAGCAAGTTTTTGCTCTTAGTGATTTGTGTCTACTTGGGTACCAATTTCTTATTTGCATTGGCCTACTTAGCCTGTGGACCAGGCGCGATCACCAATACAACCCCAGGCTCATTGATTGATGTATTTTTCTTTAGCGTACAAACTATGGCAACCATTGGTTATGGTCAGATGACGCCAGTAGGGCATTGGCCAAACTCAATCGTGACATTCGAGGCATTCTTTGGAATTGTGTACTCAGCTTTAACAACGGGTTTAGCGTTCGCTCGATTTACACGACCAACGGCTGGTGTGCGATTCACGAAAGTAGCGGTAGTGGGTAATCATGATGGCATCAAAACCTTAAAGTTTCGCGTTGCCAATGATCGTAGCTCGCATATTGTGGAGGCTCAACTTCGCCTATGGTTAATTGCTGAGAGCATGACAGCAGAGGGCGAGCGCTATCGGAGATCAGTTGAGTTGCCACTCCATCGTTCAGAGAGTCCAGTCTTCTCTTTGACGTGGACTGCAATGCATAGCCTGGATGAATCTAGTGCCTTAAATGAGTTCTTAGGTAATAGCGCGCTCAATGGCCATTGGCACCTCTTAATTACCTTTACGGGCTATCACGAGAGCCTCGCCAACCAAGTTTATGCCCGACATGTTTACTTGCCTCGGGATGTGCAGCAAAATGCGTCATTTATCGATATAGTCACGGTTTTGCCAGATGGTGGGCGGGTCATTGATCTAGCCAATTTTGAGAAGTGGGTTCCGAACACATCGGACAAAACAGCAGGGGAGTATTTATGA
- a CDS encoding arginine/lysine/ornithine decarboxylase gives MKFRFPIIIIDEDFRSENISGSGIRDLAEAIENEGMEVIGLTSYGDLTSFAQQASRASSFIVSIDDEEFVSDSEDHDLPALNNLRAFITEVRKRNEDIPIFLYGETRTSRHMPNDILRELHGFIHMNEDTPEFVARHIIREAKVYLDSLAPPFFRALTNYASEGSYSWHCPGHSGGVAFLKSPVGRMFHQFFGENMLRADVCNAVEELGQLLDHTGPVLQSERNAARIFNSDHLFFVTNGTSTSNKIVWHSTVAPGDVVLVDRNCHKSVIHSITMMGAIPIFLMPTRNHLGIIGPIPKEEFEWANIKKKIDANPFIKNKNVVPRVMTLTQSTYDGIVYNVEMIKEMLDGKVDSLHFDEAWLPHAAFHPFYKDMHAIGADRKRTKKSLMFATQSTHKLLAGLSQASQVLVQDAEEHKLDKDCFNEAYLMHTSTSPQYAIIASCDVSAAMMESPGGTTLVEESIAEAMDFRRAMREVDDKFGADWWFKVWGPDHLAEEGIGERSDWVLEPNASWHDFGKLAKGFNMLDPIKATVVTPGLDIEGNFGSMGIPASIVTKYLAEHGVIVEKCGLYSFFIMFTIGITKGRWNTLVTELQQFKDHFDKNAPLWKVLPEFVAKHPRYERVGLKDICQQIHEFYKSRNVARMTTEMYTSDMEPAMMPSEAWAKMAHKEVDRVPLDQLDGRVTAMLVTPYPPGIPLLIPGERFNKRIVDYLYFARDFNEKFPGFETDIHGLVKADVDGRSEYYVDCVRQQPDITL, from the coding sequence ATGAAATTTCGTTTCCCAATCATCATTATTGATGAAGACTTTCGCTCAGAGAATATTTCGGGTTCGGGTATTCGCGACCTCGCCGAGGCGATTGAGAACGAAGGTATGGAGGTCATTGGCTTAACTAGCTATGGCGACTTGACCTCATTTGCCCAACAAGCATCCCGTGCTTCTTCATTTATCGTATCTATTGATGATGAAGAGTTTGTTTCAGATTCTGAGGATCATGATCTTCCTGCATTGAATAACTTGCGTGCGTTTATTACTGAGGTGCGCAAGCGCAATGAAGATATTCCCATCTTCTTGTATGGTGAGACCCGTACCTCGCGCCACATGCCTAACGATATTTTGCGCGAATTACATGGCTTCATTCACATGAATGAAGATACTCCTGAGTTTGTTGCGCGCCACATTATTCGTGAAGCCAAAGTGTATTTGGATTCATTGGCGCCACCATTCTTCCGTGCCTTAACCAATTACGCATCTGAAGGCTCTTACTCTTGGCATTGCCCTGGCCATTCAGGGGGCGTTGCATTTCTAAAGAGTCCTGTAGGACGCATGTTTCATCAGTTTTTTGGTGAGAATATGCTCCGCGCTGACGTATGTAATGCGGTGGAGGAGTTGGGTCAACTCCTGGACCATACTGGACCAGTCCTCCAGAGCGAGCGCAATGCAGCCCGCATCTTTAATTCAGATCATTTGTTCTTTGTAACCAATGGAACATCGACTTCAAACAAAATTGTTTGGCATTCCACCGTTGCCCCTGGTGACGTTGTCTTGGTTGATCGTAATTGCCATAAGTCAGTGATTCATTCGATCACGATGATGGGCGCAATCCCGATTTTCTTAATGCCAACCCGTAATCACCTTGGCATTATTGGTCCAATTCCAAAAGAGGAATTTGAGTGGGCCAACATCAAAAAGAAAATTGATGCCAACCCGTTCATCAAGAACAAGAACGTTGTTCCACGTGTGATGACGCTGACGCAAAGCACCTACGACGGTATCGTTTACAACGTGGAGATGATCAAAGAGATGCTGGATGGCAAGGTTGATTCTTTGCATTTTGACGAAGCTTGGTTGCCACATGCTGCATTTCATCCGTTCTATAAAGATATGCATGCGATTGGCGCTGACCGTAAGCGGACCAAGAAGAGCTTGATGTTCGCTACCCAGTCAACCCACAAGCTCTTGGCAGGTTTATCTCAGGCCTCACAAGTGTTGGTACAGGATGCTGAAGAGCACAAGCTGGATAAGGATTGTTTTAATGAGGCTTATCTGATGCATACCTCAACCAGCCCTCAGTACGCCATCATTGCGTCTTGCGACGTATCTGCAGCGATGATGGAATCTCCTGGCGGGACTACCTTGGTTGAAGAATCTATTGCTGAAGCAATGGATTTCCGTCGCGCCATGCGTGAAGTAGATGATAAGTTTGGCGCAGATTGGTGGTTTAAGGTTTGGGGCCCAGATCATTTGGCCGAAGAGGGTATTGGCGAGCGCTCTGATTGGGTGTTGGAGCCGAATGCAAGTTGGCATGACTTTGGCAAACTTGCCAAGGGCTTCAATATGCTTGATCCGATTAAGGCTACAGTAGTCACCCCCGGTCTTGATATTGAAGGTAATTTTGGCTCGATGGGTATTCCAGCAAGTATCGTGACTAAGTATCTTGCTGAGCATGGTGTGATCGTGGAGAAGTGCGGCTTATATTCTTTCTTCATTATGTTCACCATCGGCATCACCAAAGGTCGTTGGAATACTCTGGTAACGGAGTTGCAACAATTTAAAGATCACTTTGATAAAAATGCACCGCTGTGGAAAGTCTTGCCAGAGTTCGTGGCGAAGCACCCACGTTATGAGCGCGTTGGTCTGAAAGACATTTGCCAGCAAATCCATGAGTTCTATAAGAGCCGTAATGTGGCTCGTATGACTACTGAGATGTACACATCGGATATGGAGCCAGCCATGATGCCTTCAGAGGCTTGGGCAAAAATGGCGCACAAAGAAGTCGATCGCGTTCCATTGGATCAATTGGACGGTCGCGTGACCGCCATGTTGGTTACACCTTATCCTCCTGGTATTCCACTTCTCATTCCAGGTGAGCGCTTTAACAAACGCATCGTGGATTATCTCTATTTTGCGAGGGACTTTAATGAGAAGTTCCCTGGCTTTGAGACCGATATTCATGGCTTGGTTAAAGCGGATGTGG